A window of Gallaecimonas kandeliae genomic DNA:
GCCAACGCCGGCACCACCGGTTTTCGCGCCGACCTGGAACAGGTGGCCGCCTACCAGGTGCAGGGGCCCGGCTTTGCCTCCAACGTGCTGGCCCAGGAACAGGATCCCACAACCGACTTCACCCCTGGCCATCTGGAGACCACGGGCCGGGATCTGGACGTGGCCATCCGCGGCGCCGGCTTCCTCAGCGTGCAGGCCGCCAACGGCAAGGAAGCCTACACCCGCGCCGGCAATCTCCAGGTGGACGCCGACGGCCAGCTGCTGGCCGATGGCCGGCCCGTGCTGGGGGTCGGCGGGCCCATACAGGTGCCGGACTACCAGTCCATCACCCTGGGCCAGGATGGCACCGTTTCCGTGGTGCCGGTCGGGGGCAACGCCACCTTGCAGCTGGGCCAGCTCAAGCTGGTCAACCCGGCCATCCAGGGCCTGGCCAAGGGCGAGGATGGCCTCTTCCACCTCAAGGCCGGCGGCCAGGCGCCCCAGGACCCCAACGTGGTGCTGGAACCTGGCCACCTGGAGGCGTCCAACGTCAACGCCGTGGACGAGATGGTCAACACCCTGTCCCTGTCCCGCACCTTCGAGGTGCAGATCCGCATGATGAAAACCGCCGACGAGCTGTCGGCCGCCGGTAGCCGCCTGGTGCGCGGCGCCTGAAGCCAAAGGAGTTAACCAATGCAAGCAGCACTTTGGGTCGCCAAGACCGGCCTCGCCGCCCAGGACGCCAAGATGGCGACCATTTCCAACAACCTGGCCAACGTCAACACCACCGGCTTCAAGCGCGACAGGGTCGCCTTCGAGGATCTCTTCTACCAGGTGGAACGCCAGCCCGGCGCCCAGCAGGACCAGCAGAACCAGCTGCCGAGCGGCGTCCAGGTCGGCAACGGGGTGCGCATCGTCGGCACCCAGAAGGTGTTCACCGAGGGCGGCTTCGAAAACACGGGGCAGGACTTGGACTTGGCCATCGTCGGCCGCGGCTTTTTCCAGATAGAGCTGCCCAGCGGCGAAACCGCCTACACCCGTAACGGCCAGTTCAACCGCAACAGCGAAGGCCTGATGGTCAACTCCGACGGCCTGCCCCTGGTGCCGCAGATCCAGATCCCCGAGAACGCCCTGGCGGTCAGCATCGGCACCGACGGCACCGTCACCGCCCAGATCGCCGGTGACGCCCAGCCCCAGGAGCTGGGCCAGATCACCACCGTCAACTTCACCAACCCCGCCGGCCTCGAGGCCATGGGCGGCAACCTCTTCAAGCAGACCGCCGCC
This region includes:
- the flgF gene encoding flagellar basal-body rod protein FlgF, with product MERFLYTAMGGALHTLTAQRIHANNLANAGTTGFRADLEQVAAYQVQGPGFASNVLAQEQDPTTDFTPGHLETTGRDLDVAIRGAGFLSVQAANGKEAYTRAGNLQVDADGQLLADGRPVLGVGGPIQVPDYQSITLGQDGTVSVVPVGGNATLQLGQLKLVNPAIQGLAKGEDGLFHLKAGGQAPQDPNVVLEPGHLEASNVNAVDEMVNTLSLSRTFEVQIRMMKTADELSAAGSRLVRGA
- the flgG gene encoding flagellar basal-body rod protein FlgG, whose protein sequence is MQAALWVAKTGLAAQDAKMATISNNLANVNTTGFKRDRVAFEDLFYQVERQPGAQQDQQNQLPSGVQVGNGVRIVGTQKVFTEGGFENTGQDLDLAIVGRGFFQIELPSGETAYTRNGQFNRNSEGLMVNSDGLPLVPQIQIPENALAVSIGTDGTVTAQIAGDAQPQELGQITTVNFTNPAGLEAMGGNLFKQTAASGQPQEGVPGTEALGSLKQQTLEGSNVSVVEEMVNMIATQRAYEMNAKVVSSTDQMLKFINQSV